Proteins from a genomic interval of Methanohalophilus levihalophilus:
- the mtrA gene encoding tetrahydromethanopterin S-methyltransferase subunit A, with product MVDKREPAEGWPILKGEYEVGNPENCVAVITLGSHLDGTPQLDAGACITGPCKTENLGLEKVVAHIISNPNIRFLLVTGSEVKGHITGEAFLMLHKNGISENRIVGASGAIPYVENLTDDAVKRYQEQIECIDLIGTEDMGQITAKIKEAAAKDPGAFDADAMVLEVGEEGEEEVEAGGLKPMASELATIRNRILDIEREMVNIGNLNKFHAGIHAGKIEGVMVGLVITLSLLGLILFGR from the coding sequence ATGGTTGACAAAAGAGAGCCTGCAGAAGGATGGCCAATCCTGAAAGGTGAATATGAAGTAGGAAATCCAGAAAACTGTGTTGCAGTTATTACACTTGGATCACACCTTGACGGAACACCCCAGCTTGATGCCGGAGCATGTATTACAGGTCCCTGTAAAACAGAAAACCTCGGTCTCGAGAAGGTAGTAGCCCACATCATTTCAAACCCGAATATCAGATTCCTGTTAGTAACAGGTTCAGAAGTAAAGGGCCACATTACCGGAGAAGCATTCCTTATGCTTCACAAGAACGGTATCAGTGAAAACCGTATTGTAGGCGCAAGTGGTGCTATTCCTTATGTGGAAAACCTTACAGATGATGCTGTAAAGCGATACCAGGAACAGATCGAGTGCATTGACCTCATCGGTACTGAAGACATGGGGCAGATTACTGCTAAGATTAAAGAAGCAGCTGCCAAAGATCCCGGTGCTTTTGACGCCGATGCCATGGTTCTTGAAGTAGGTGAAGAAGGCGAGGAAGAAGTAGAAGCTGGCGGTCTCAAACCAATGGCATCCGAACTCGCAACTATCAGGAACAGGATTCTTGACATCGAGAGGGAAATGGTCAATATTGGAAACCTGAACAAATTCCACGCAGGTATCCACGCGGGTAAGATCGAAGGAGTGATGGTAGGACTTGTGATTACCCTTTCACTTCTGGGACTTATATTGTTCGGGAGGTAA
- a CDS encoding tetrahydromethanopterin S-methyltransferase subunit B, with protein MSMVHVAPETHLVMDPIGGLVAEEREDVISYSMDPVMERIDELDKIADDLVNSLAPDRVLLNSFDGRESSSYKAGIYGNSFYGIIAGLVVAGIMALVLYMMSLISIGL; from the coding sequence ATGAGTATGGTACATGTTGCCCCTGAAACACATCTGGTCATGGATCCTATTGGCGGACTTGTAGCTGAAGAGCGCGAAGATGTTATCAGCTATTCCATGGACCCGGTGATGGAAAGAATCGATGAATTAGACAAAATTGCCGATGATTTGGTAAACTCACTTGCCCCTGACAGGGTACTGCTTAACTCTTTCGATGGAAGGGAGAGCTCTTCATACAAAGCAGGTATCTACGGAAATTCATTCTACGGAATAATTGCCGGGCTTGTGGTTGCCGGAATAATGGCATTGGTTCTCTACATGATGAGCCTGATTTCAATAGGATTGTGA
- the mtrC gene encoding tetrahydromethanopterin S-methyltransferase subunit MtrC, producing MSAGGSGGGAAEAIPQNKLIAFGVIAGLVGVYLSHYLVAYVSTAFSFVGGLAAICAIVWGGAAVRRVASYGLGTGVPSIGMLALGMGVVASMFGLAVGGIAGPVIALLSAAIIGLVIGALANRVIGMGIPIMEQSMTEIASAGCLAILGLSAAMTGTFLFDAVLNNVVATGYIAVIFIAGGLAILHPFNANLGPDEKQDRTLMTGVEKGAIAMIIAGIVATTTDGAAATPTILIGLFIWYIAFEQYRKYVDRDAYEVTGVGLLPADEEGSE from the coding sequence ATGTCTGCAGGCGGAAGTGGAGGAGGAGCCGCAGAGGCAATTCCCCAGAATAAACTTATTGCATTCGGCGTAATCGCCGGATTAGTGGGTGTTTACCTATCCCATTATCTTGTAGCATATGTCAGCACTGCATTCTCCTTCGTAGGAGGACTTGCTGCAATCTGCGCAATCGTATGGGGTGGAGCAGCAGTAAGACGTGTAGCCAGTTACGGTCTTGGTACCGGAGTACCATCCATTGGTATGCTAGCACTTGGTATGGGTGTCGTAGCCAGCATGTTTGGCCTTGCAGTCGGCGGCATTGCCGGCCCTGTAATAGCCCTGTTAAGTGCAGCAATCATCGGCCTTGTAATCGGAGCACTCGCAAACCGTGTGATCGGAATGGGAATCCCAATCATGGAACAGTCCATGACAGAGATTGCCAGCGCAGGATGTCTTGCAATTCTCGGACTCAGCGCAGCCATGACAGGGACTTTCCTGTTTGACGCAGTCCTTAACAATGTTGTTGCAACCGGATACATAGCAGTGATTTTCATTGCTGGCGGTCTTGCTATCCTGCACCCATTCAACGCAAACCTCGGACCTGATGAAAAACAGGACAGGACCCTTATGACAGGAGTTGAAAAGGGAGCTATCGCAATGATAATAGCAGGTATTGTAGCTACCACAACTGATGGTGCAGCAGCAACACCTACCATCCTGATTGGACTGTTCATCTGGTACATTGCATTCGAGCAGTACAGGAAATATGTCGACAGGGACGCATACGAAGTCACTGGAGTCGGCCTCTTGCCTGCCGATGAGGAGGGATCAGAATGA
- the mtrD gene encoding tetrahydromethanopterin S-methyltransferase subunit D: protein MIDIAGILIDNIMFVALITLGGVLISWSVHFVPVGGAPAAMAQATGIGTGTVQLAAGAGLTGLVTAGAMLNATDSLPLILASGAVGAMIMISVTMIVGAWVYVYGVGVPPASAKVDYDPITKYRQDIYVSQGTEGHGIPTVSFVSGVIGGGLGGLGGAMIYYSLVNVTTGLSATNLIGLASIFAVGIFFVNAVIPSYNIGGTIEGFHDPKFKRWPKAVIASLIVTFMCSIVGVLAIGGL from the coding sequence ATGATCGACATAGCCGGAATTCTTATTGACAACATCATGTTTGTCGCCTTGATTACTCTTGGTGGCGTACTGATTTCATGGAGTGTTCACTTCGTGCCTGTAGGCGGTGCACCTGCAGCTATGGCACAGGCAACTGGTATCGGAACCGGAACCGTGCAGCTCGCTGCCGGAGCAGGTTTGACCGGATTGGTTACAGCCGGTGCAATGCTCAATGCAACTGACAGCCTTCCACTCATCCTTGCATCTGGTGCAGTGGGAGCAATGATCATGATTTCTGTTACAATGATTGTAGGTGCCTGGGTATACGTTTATGGCGTAGGAGTACCCCCTGCCTCTGCAAAAGTCGACTATGACCCAATAACCAAGTACAGGCAGGACATTTACGTATCACAAGGAACAGAAGGACATGGAATACCAACCGTTTCTTTCGTAAGCGGTGTGATCGGTGGAGGCCTCGGAGGTCTTGGCGGTGCAATGATTTACTATTCTCTTGTTAACGTCACCACCGGCCTTTCAGCAACTAACCTGATTGGCCTGGCAAGTATCTTTGCAGTAGGTATCTTCTTCGTGAACGCGGTAATTCCATCCTATAACATTGGTGGTACCATTGAAGGTTTCCACGATCCTAAATTCAAGAGATGGCCAAAGGCCGTAATCGCATCACTTATTGTCACATTCATGTGCTCAATTGTTGGTGTACTCGCCATAGGAGGACTATAA
- the mtrE gene encoding tetrahydromethanopterin S-methyltransferase subunit E: MEPLMGMGVLAIIGAAATIAGASEDLESDVGSQSNPNSQVQLAPQMNYPHRIFNKAISGEPPSNAMLGAVGGTIAAVLMSAFSLSVVFAIAIGALVAALIHGTYCTSAYMGRSASQKRFRQPIYLDIIRSHVPVMMGFAYITTFCILVVSYLMTTVLGHPFSLPLLAFIWGITVGAIGSSTGDVHYGAEREFQNVEFGSGLNAANSGNIVRKAESGLRNGIDNSWFCAKFGGPVTGIAFGMTVFLSGWITTVFDPSKGITAGWLSVIAGAVIVLALVIWNWRIEVSARNAYGPYKEDEVEA; this comes from the coding sequence ATGGAACCACTCATGGGTATGGGTGTGCTTGCAATCATAGGAGCTGCAGCAACTATCGCTGGCGCATCTGAAGATCTTGAGTCTGACGTAGGGTCCCAAAGTAACCCTAACTCACAGGTCCAGCTAGCACCCCAAATGAATTACCCTCATAGGATTTTCAACAAAGCTATTTCTGGTGAGCCTCCCTCTAACGCAATGTTAGGCGCTGTTGGTGGTACAATTGCCGCCGTGCTTATGAGCGCATTCAGTCTTTCTGTAGTATTTGCAATTGCTATAGGAGCACTAGTTGCCGCACTCATTCACGGAACATACTGTACATCTGCGTATATGGGAAGAAGTGCAAGTCAGAAACGTTTCAGACAACCAATATACCTGGACATAATACGCTCCCATGTCCCGGTAATGATGGGATTTGCATATATTACTACATTCTGTATTCTTGTCGTATCCTATCTTATGACCACAGTACTCGGTCACCCCTTCTCTCTGCCACTTCTGGCATTTATCTGGGGAATCACTGTTGGTGCAATCGGTTCTTCAACCGGTGACGTCCACTACGGTGCCGAGCGTGAATTCCAAAACGTAGAATTCGGATCAGGTCTCAATGCCGCAAACTCCGGTAACATTGTCCGTAAGGCAGAATCCGGTTTAAGGAATGGTATTGACAACTCATGGTTCTGTGCCAAATTCGGTGGACCTGTAACAGGTATCGCCTTTGGTATGACAGTATTCCTGAGCGGCTGGATTACAACTGTTTTCGATCCTTCAAAAGGAATAACTGCAGGATGGCTTTCTGTTATTGCAGGCGCCGTAATTGTACTTGCTCTTGTTATCTGGAACTGGAGAATTGAAGTATCAGCACGCAACGCCTACGGACCATACAAGGAAGATGAGGTGGAAGCATGA